A section of the Ignavibacteriales bacterium genome encodes:
- a CDS encoding GIY-YIG nuclease family protein, with amino-acid sequence MRKRYYVYIMTNKTNTVLYTGATKDLLRRVYEHKNKLIEGFTKKYNVTKLVYYDETTDIRLAIQREKQIKGWLRSKKIALIEETNKSWEDLSNGWF; translated from the coding sequence ATGCGAAAAAGATACTATGTATACATAATGACAAATAAAACAAATACCGTCTTATATACCGGAGCAACCAAAGATTTGCTTCGAAGAGTATATGAACACAAGAACAAACTTATCGAGGGTTTTACAAAAAAGTATAATGTGACAAAATTAGTTTATTATGATGAAACAACCGATATAAGACTTGCTATACAACGGGAAAAGCAAATAAAAGGCTGGCTAAGAAGTAAAAAAATTGCTTTGATAGAAGAGACAAACAAGAGCTGGGAAGATTTATCAAATGGATGGTTTTAG